One Fusobacterium nucleatum genomic window carries:
- a CDS encoding MBL fold metallo-hydrolase, which yields MGNIKFEHIRNATSKITYKGITFLIDPMLAPKDAYPGFEGTYNNHLRFPLVDLPNSIMEILKDVDAIIVTHTHLDHWDNYAVENIRKDIPMFVQNKKDYNIIKEQGFKDIFILEEEIDFKDIKLIKTGGSHGTVEMYAEDWFTEIAGDAMGIIFQAEGEKTVYFVGDTIWTADVNKALNRFKPEIIVMNTGAARALAFKEPIIMGKEDVEHMVKAMSNSQIVAVHLDSVNHATVTRKDLREFIKAKNIEKNVIVPEDGEIIKF from the coding sequence ATGGGAAATATTAAATTTGAACATATCAGAAATGCAACAAGCAAAATAACATATAAAGGAATTACTTTTTTAATTGATCCTATGCTAGCACCAAAAGATGCTTATCCAGGATTTGAAGGAACATATAACAATCATCTTCGTTTTCCTTTGGTTGATTTACCAAATTCAATAATGGAAATTTTAAAAGATGTTGATGCTATAATAGTAACTCATACTCATTTAGACCATTGGGATAATTATGCAGTGGAAAATATAAGAAAAGATATCCCTATGTTTGTTCAAAACAAAAAAGATTATAATATTATAAAAGAACAAGGATTTAAAGATATTTTTATTCTTGAAGAAGAAATAGATTTTAAAGATATAAAATTAATAAAAACTGGTGGCTCTCATGGTACTGTTGAAATGTATGCTGAAGATTGGTTTACAGAAATTGCTGGCGATGCAATGGGTATTATATTTCAAGCTGAAGGAGAAAAAACAGTGTACTTTGTTGGAGATACTATCTGGACTGCTGATGTAAATAAAGCATTAAATCGTTTTAAACCAGAAATTATAGTTATGAATACAGGTGCTGCTCGTGCACTTGCATTTAAAGAACCAATTATAATGGGAAAAGAAGATGTAGAACATATGGTAAAAGCTATGTCTAATTCTCAAATCGTAGCTGTACATTTAGATAGTGTAAATCATGCTACTGTTACTCGTAAAGATTTAAGAGAATTTATAAAAGCTAAAAATATTGAAAAAAATGTTATAGTTCCAGAAGATGGAGAAATAATAAAATTTTAA
- a CDS encoding MarR family transcriptional regulator — translation MEYNCAMYVSQIRQMTIRALNQILKKHNITLFNAEQSKILEFLWQEDNLTPKDISKHTGLAISSLTSMIDRMETNGLLKRKSDEIDRRKTIISLTDLGKSLKKDFDKAVEEIKSYTFKNFKQEEIILFEYYLKRVFENLENLL, via the coding sequence ATGGAATATAATTGTGCAATGTATGTAAGTCAAATTAGACAAATGACAATTAGGGCTTTAAATCAGATTTTAAAGAAACATAATATTACTTTATTTAATGCTGAACAAAGTAAAATTTTAGAATTTTTATGGCAAGAAGATAATCTTACTCCAAAGGATATTTCAAAACATACAGGACTTGCTATAAGTAGTCTTACCTCTATGATTGATAGAATGGAAACAAATGGGCTTTTAAAAAGAAAATCTGATGAAATAGACAGAAGAAAAACTATTATCTCACTTACAGATTTAGGTAAATCTTTAAAAAAAGATTTTGATAAAGCTGTGGAGGAAATAAAAAGTTATACTTTTAAAAATTTCAAACAAGAAGAAATTATATTATTTGAATATTATTTAAAAAGAGTTTTTGAAAATTTAGAAAATTTATTGTAA
- a CDS encoding branched-chain amino acid transporter permease: protein MNNNLYIFLAMISAAIGMIICRMLPYVIFVNGKLPKLVKFYEKYLPYSLMAILFCYCLSSIKFSVYPYGFPEILTLLIVASLQFWKKNMMLSLFLGTVIYLILIRYV from the coding sequence ATGAATAATAATCTTTATATTTTTTTAGCTATGATATCTGCTGCTATTGGAATGATTATTTGTAGAATGTTACCCTATGTTATTTTTGTAAATGGAAAATTACCAAAATTAGTGAAATTCTATGAAAAATATCTTCCTTATTCATTGATGGCAATATTATTTTGTTATTGTTTAAGTTCAATTAAATTTTCTGTATATCCTTATGGTTTTCCAGAAATTTTAACTCTACTTATTGTTGCCTCTTTACAATTTTGGAAAAAAAATATGATGTTATCCTTATTTTTAGGGACTGTAATTTATTTAATATTAATTAGATATGTGTGA
- a CDS encoding AzlC family ABC transporter permease: MDEFKFALKKYILIAFAYLFIGITCGLLMKEAGYGVFWSFFSSAFVYGGTIQLLMVGLLKAHTPIIAVGLVSLFVNSRHMFYGLTYIEEFKEIRKKSYLKFLYLALTLTDEVYSLYTSSKFPEKLDRTKTMLWINALSYFTWMSGCVLGNIAFNFINFNLEGIDFIIVEFFCIVIISQIITDKSYISTSIGIISSILAFLIVGNNFILLAIIFSMLSLFLLKSKITKKEVDKYE; the protein is encoded by the coding sequence TTGGACGAATTTAAGTTTGCATTAAAAAAATATATTTTAATAGCTTTTGCTTATCTTTTTATTGGAATAACTTGTGGGCTTTTAATGAAAGAAGCAGGTTATGGTGTCTTTTGGTCATTTTTTTCATCAGCTTTTGTCTATGGTGGAACAATACAACTTTTAATGGTTGGACTTTTAAAAGCACATACTCCAATAATCGCAGTTGGTTTAGTTTCATTATTTGTAAATTCAAGACATATGTTTTATGGTTTAACATATATAGAAGAATTTAAGGAAATTAGAAAAAAATCATATTTGAAATTTTTGTATTTAGCATTAACTTTAACTGATGAAGTTTATTCACTTTATACAAGCTCAAAATTTCCTGAAAAATTAGATAGAACAAAAACAATGCTTTGGATAAATGCACTATCATATTTTACTTGGATGTCTGGTTGTGTCTTAGGAAATATTGCATTTAATTTTATTAATTTTAATTTAGAAGGAATTGATTTTATAATTGTAGAATTTTTTTGTATTGTAATAATCTCTCAAATAATTACTGATAAATCATATATTTCAACTTCAATTGGAATAATATCATCTATTCTTGCTTTCTTAATAGTAGGAAATAATTTTATACTTTTAGCTATTATATTTAGCATGCTTTCATTATTTCTATTGAAAAGTAAAATTACTAAGAAAGAAGTTGATAAATATGAATAA
- a CDS encoding DMT family transporter: MKKNRYFGDLILFLAAFIWGTAFVAQVTGMDKIGPFTFNMARSIVAIICLGAYLIITKAKLPKDIGVLLQGGLVCGFFIFMGTSLQQIGLQYTTAGKTGFITSFYILIIPFLTMFFLKHKIDLLTWISIIIGFIGLYLLAIPSLTEFSINKGDFIVFLGSFCWGGHILIIDYYSKKVSPVQLSFLQFVVLTILSGICVFLFENETATLSNIFHSWKSIAYAGFLSSGIAYTLQMVGQKYTNPIVASLILSLEAVFAALAGYFILDEVMTSREFLGCSIVFLAIIFSQIPKDIFKKKYIGVKK; encoded by the coding sequence ATGAAGAAAAATAGATATTTTGGTGATCTAATATTATTTTTAGCTGCATTTATATGGGGAACTGCTTTTGTTGCTCAAGTTACAGGTATGGATAAGATTGGTCCCTTCACTTTTAATATGGCTCGTTCTATTGTTGCAATTATATGTTTAGGAGCATATTTAATTATCACTAAAGCTAAGTTGCCAAAAGATATTGGAGTCTTATTGCAAGGAGGATTAGTTTGTGGATTTTTTATATTTATGGGGACTTCTCTGCAACAAATTGGACTTCAATATACAACAGCTGGAAAAACTGGTTTTATAACTTCATTTTATATTTTAATTATCCCTTTTTTGACTATGTTTTTCTTAAAACACAAAATTGATTTATTAACTTGGATAAGTATAATTATAGGTTTTATTGGACTTTATCTACTTGCTATTCCAAGTTTAACTGAATTCTCAATAAATAAAGGAGATTTTATAGTCTTTCTAGGTTCATTCTGTTGGGGAGGACATATTTTAATCATAGATTATTATTCTAAGAAAGTTAGCCCTGTTCAATTATCATTTTTACAATTTGTTGTGTTAACTATCCTATCTGGAATATGTGTTTTCTTATTTGAAAATGAAACAGCAACATTGAGTAATATTTTTCATTCTTGGAAATCTATTGCTTATGCTGGTTTTTTATCATCAGGAATAGCTTACACTTTACAAATGGTTGGACAAAAATATACAAATCCAATAGTTGCTTCTTTAATTTTAAGTTTAGAAGCTGTCTTTGCTGCTCTTGCAGGATATTTTATACTTGATGAAGTTATGACTTCAAGAGAATTTTTAGGTTGCTCTATTGTATTTTTAGCAATAATATTCTCACAAATTCCTAAAGATATATTTAAGAAAAAATATATAGGAGTAAAAAAATAA